The window CCGGTTCGAAGGCGACGCTGACGCCGACGCCGACGCCGACGCCGACGCCGATGCCTGCGATCGGGACGCGAGCGCGACCCGCGGGGGACCGCCGGGACCGATACGTTCATTCCGTCCGCGTCACAACCCTCACGTATGCGGATTCGCGAGTGGCAGGACATACTCGAGGACGTCACCGAGCAGGACGTCGAGTCGGAGGACTGGCGCGCCGTCGCCGGTGACCGGGCCGGCGGCGTCGGCGAAGACATGTACCTCGCGCATCCCTCCGCTGGCGTCTTCTTCCTGAAGACGTACGCGAAGAACCCCTTCGAGGTGCGCGGCGTCGGCACCCAGGTCGCGCGCAAGATCGACGACGAGATCGGGGCGTTCATGCCCGAGGACGACGGCAGCGGCCGATTCGCTGTCCAGTCCCCGCCCGAGGACGAGGACGAAGCCGAGACGCTTTCGAACCGGCTGGAGACCGTCCTCGAGACCCACGCCGACGCCCCGACGCGGCCCCAGGACCTGTTCGACGACGTCATGGAGGCCATCGAGAGCCCTGCGTTCGGCCCGATGGAGTACGACCAGTACGATCGGCCCGACGAACTCGAGGAACTGGCCGACCGGTTCGAGGAGGCCGACGAGTTGCTGAACGCGGAACTCGAGGACCTGATCGAGACGGACGAGGTCGGTCGGGGCTTCATGTGAGCCGCAGTTGCTTTTCTCGCTTCCCAGCCGACCAGGCCTGCGTTCGCGTCCGGTGAACCTTTGAGGACGCGAGCCACCACTACGTCCATGGTCGAAGCCGCCGAAACCGTCGTCCGGGACTACTACGAGGCGCTCCGCGAGGGCGATCCGCTCGCGCCGTACTTCCTCGAGGACGACTCGACGGTGAAGTTCGGCATTGAGGAATCGCTGTTCGGCTACGACGAGGTAGCCGATGCCCTCCGAAGCCAGACCGAGACGACGATGGACTGGACGGTCACGAGCGGTCGCCTCGTCGTCGAGGAACGCGATTCGGCCGCGTGGTTCGCGGACGAGGTGCGGATGGCGTGGACGGACGCGGAGAGCGGCGACGAGCGGGAGTTCGAGAGTCGCTGGAGCGGAACGCTGGTCCCGTCGCCGGCGAGGACGGACGCGAGTGCCGACGGACCGACTGCCGATCCCGACCCCCACTGGCGCTTCGCGACGATGCACGTCAGCACACCGCGGAGGCTCGAGTAACGATGGGGCGGCGAAACCGCAGTTCGGGATCGGGTTCGGGGTCGAGTTCGAGTTCGGGGTCACGGCCGAACCGAAACACGGGCGATCCGGCGGGAAGACGCCGCCTCGCGGCCGGGTTCGTCCTGCTGGTCGGCCTCTCGGGAAGCATGATGGCGCTCCAGGGCGGCGCGTCGCTGCCGATGGTCGGGCTGGTGACCGCCGGTGGCCTGCTCGCAGGCGGCGCGCTGGTGTGGTATCTCGCCTGGATCGTCAGCTGAGCGGAGCAGCAGCTCCTAGCGCTCTACCCGGCGCAGCCAGACACCCGGCGCGTCCAGTTCCTCGTGACTCGGGAGGTACTCCGGTCCCTCCCAGACCAGGCTCGCGGTCTCGAGGTCCCGTGCGTCGACGATCGTCTCGAAGAAGTCCTTCCCGCGTTCGTACTGGCGACGCTTCAGGCCGAGGCCGAGCAGTCGGCGGAACAGCCGCTGTAGCGGGCCCCGTCCCTGCCGTCGCTCGTCGAGCTTCCGTCGCAGATCGGCGTACTCGCCGTCGAAGGCGTGGTCCATCAGCAGTTCGGCGTACCCTTCGACGACGGTCATCGCGGCGTCGAGTTCGCGGAACGCCTGCCGGTCGAACGACCCCTCCGAGAGCTTCGCGATGCCGTCTTCCATCCGCCGCTCGAGGTGTTCCGAGAGCCACGGTGCGGCCCCGAACTCGGCGGCGTGAGTCACTTCGTGGAAGGCGATCCAGCGGCGGAACCGGTCGGAATCGACCGCGAGCGCGTCGGCCGCCTTCAGGATGTTCGGACGGACGAAGTACAGTGCGTGGTCGTCGTCGGGCGTTTCGGCGAGCAACAGCGGGTCGTACTGGCCGAGGACGTTCCGCCCGAGGAAGGCGAGCAGAACGGTCATCGTCCCGGTGTTGATCGTTCGGGCGACGCCGGGGAACGCGCCGGGTGGGGCGTGGTCCTCGAGCGTGCCCATCACCCGCTCGAAGGTCGCGACGTTGGCGTCGATCCAGTGGTGGCGGTTCTGGATCTCGACGGTGTCCGGGACGTCGAACTCGAGGCCCGACACCGTGCGGATCCCTTCGCGAGCGTCGCGGACGTCGCGGGCGTACGCCTCCTGCTCCCCGGCCTCGAGCGCGATCGAGCCGGGATCGGTGGCGGCCTTTGCGGCTTCGGCTGCCGATGCCCAGTCGATCGCGTCGTCGCCGGACGCGCCGGCGACGGCCCGGGCACTACGATAGAGGTTCACGAACGTTCGTACGGGAAGCGAACGCAAAAGGGTTCGGCTCGGACCGCAGACGGTCTGCTGTCAGTCAGTCCCGGCGCACAGGGGACCCGTCTGCCGGGTGCGCCGGTAACCAGTTACAGCAGTCCGTCTCAGTTGACGATGACGTCGGGTTCCTCTTCCGCCCGTTCCGTCTCCGATTCCTCGCCGCGGTACTTCCGGACGGCGACGCCGGCGGCGACGAGCACGGCCAGCGCAACGAGCGCGCCGATCGCCTTGCCGCCGCTGCCGCCCTCCTCGTCGGCCGCACCGCTCTCGTCGTCCTCGTCTTCGCGGTCGGTCTCGAGCGACGATCCGGCCTCGAGGTCAGTCTTCGTCCCCGTTTCCGATTCCTCGCCGCCACCGATTACTGCCTCGGCAAACGGGAGCGACTCGAGCGTTCGCGGCCCGAACTGTGTATCGCCGTCCAGGTGGAGTTCGATGAAGGTAAACTTCTTTTCTCCCATATCGGCGGGGTCAACGACGCCGCACT of the Halobiforma lacisalsi AJ5 genome contains:
- a CDS encoding zinc-dependent metalloprotease, which gives rise to MNLYRSARAVAGASGDDAIDWASAAEAAKAATDPGSIALEAGEQEAYARDVRDAREGIRTVSGLEFDVPDTVEIQNRHHWIDANVATFERVMGTLEDHAPPGAFPGVARTINTGTMTVLLAFLGRNVLGQYDPLLLAETPDDDHALYFVRPNILKAADALAVDSDRFRRWIAFHEVTHAAEFGAAPWLSEHLERRMEDGIAKLSEGSFDRQAFRELDAAMTVVEGYAELLMDHAFDGEYADLRRKLDERRQGRGPLQRLFRRLLGLGLKRRQYERGKDFFETIVDARDLETASLVWEGPEYLPSHEELDAPGVWLRRVER
- a CDS encoding nuclear transport factor 2 family protein, with protein sequence MVEAAETVVRDYYEALREGDPLAPYFLEDDSTVKFGIEESLFGYDEVADALRSQTETTMDWTVTSGRLVVEERDSAAWFADEVRMAWTDAESGDEREFESRWSGTLVPSPARTDASADGPTADPDPHWRFATMHVSTPRRLE
- a CDS encoding helix-hairpin-helix domain-containing protein; its protein translation is MRIREWQDILEDVTEQDVESEDWRAVAGDRAGGVGEDMYLAHPSAGVFFLKTYAKNPFEVRGVGTQVARKIDDEIGAFMPEDDGSGRFAVQSPPEDEDEAETLSNRLETVLETHADAPTRPQDLFDDVMEAIESPAFGPMEYDQYDRPDELEELADRFEEADELLNAELEDLIETDEVGRGFM